A window of Malania oleifera isolate guangnan ecotype guangnan chromosome 5, ASM2987363v1, whole genome shotgun sequence contains these coding sequences:
- the LOC131156565 gene encoding isocitrate dehydrogenase [NAD] regulatory subunit 1, mitochondrial-like isoform X1 — MARRNLLILKQLVSRSTPSSSTGIGQRFEFKRSVTYMPRPGDGAPRAVTLIPGDGIGPLVTGAVERVMEVMHAPVYFERYEVRGDMNKVPQEVIESIRKNKVCLKGGLATPVGGGVSSLNVQLRKELDLYASLVNCFNLPGLPTRHENVDIVVIRENTEGEYAGLEHEVVPGVVENLKVITKFCSERIAKYAFEYAYLNNRKKVTAVHKANIMKLADGLFLESCREVATKYPSIKYNEVIVDNCCMQLVSKPEQFDVMVTPNLYGNLVANTAAGIAGGTGVMPGGNVGADHAIFEQGASAGNVGNEKLVEQGTANPVAMLLSSAMMLRHLQFPSFADRLETAVKRVISEGKHRTKDLGGSSTTQEVVDAVLAFLD, encoded by the exons ATGGCGAGAAGAAACCTCCTGATCCTAAAACAACtcgtttcccgttcaacaccttcCTCGTCTACAGGAATAGGGCAGCGATTCGAATTTAAACGATCCGTGACCTACATGCCTCGACCTGGTGATGGTGCCCCTCGCGCCGTAACCCTTATCCCGGGCGACGGCATCGGCCCTCTGGTCACCGGCGCCGTGGAGCGGGTCATGGAGGTGATGCATGCGCCGGTGTACTTCGAGCGGTACGAGGTTCGCGGCGACATGAATAAGGTGCCGCAGGAGGTGATCGAGTCGATTCGGAAAAACAAGGTGTGCTTGAAGGGTGGCTTGGCGACTCCGGTGGGTGGTGGTGTCAGCTCGTTGAACGTTCAGCTGAGGAAGGAGCTCGATCTCTATGCTTCGCTTGTAAATTGTTTTAACTTGCCTGGTTTGCCAACGCGGCACGAGAATGTCGATATTGTCGTGATTCGGGAGAACACGGAGGGAGAGTATGCGGGCCTCGAGCACGAGGTTGTTCCTGGCGTTGTTGAAAACCTTAAG GTGATAACAAAGTTCTGTTCAGAACGAATTGCGAAATATGCATTTGAGTATGCTTACCTCAACAACAGAAAGAAAGTTACTGCTGTGCACAAAGCCAACATAATGAAACTTGCGGATGGTTTGTTCTTAGAATCTTGCCGGGAGGTTGCTACAAAATATCCAAGTATCAAGTACAATGAGGTTATTGTCGACAATTGCTGCATGCAACTTGTTTCAAAGCCGGAGCAATTTGATGTCATG GTAACTCCTAATCTTTATGGGAATTTAGTGGCAAATACAGCAGCTGGTATTGCTGGAGGCACTGGTGTCATGCCAGGAG GCAATGTGGGGGCTGATCATGCCATTTTTGAGCAAGGTGCGTCAGCTGGAAACGTGGGAAATGAGAAGCTAGTGGAGCAAGGGACAGCAAATCCAGTAGCTATGCTTCTATCCTCAGCCATGATGTTGAGGCATCTCCAGTTTCCTTCATTTGCCGATAGACTGGAGACGGCTGTGAAGCGGGTAATTTCAGAAGGCAAGCATCGGACAAAAGACCTCGGTGGAAGTAGCACTACACAAGAGGTTGTTGATGCTGTCCTTGCATTTTTGGACTGA
- the LOC131156565 gene encoding isocitrate dehydrogenase [NAD] regulatory subunit 1, mitochondrial-like isoform X2, with protein MARRNLLILKQLVSRSTPSSSTGIGQRFEFKRSVTYMPRPGDGAPRAVTLIPGDGIGPLVTGAVERVMEVMHAPVYFERYEVRGDMNKVPQEVIESIRKNKVCLKGGLATPVGGGVSSLNVQLRKELDLYASLVNCFNLPGLPTRHENVDIVVIRENTEGEYAGLEHEVVPGVVENLKFCSERIAKYAFEYAYLNNRKKVTAVHKANIMKLADGLFLESCREVATKYPSIKYNEVIVDNCCMQLVSKPEQFDVMVTPNLYGNLVANTAAGIAGGTGVMPGGNVGADHAIFEQGASAGNVGNEKLVEQGTANPVAMLLSSAMMLRHLQFPSFADRLETAVKRVISEGKHRTKDLGGSSTTQEVVDAVLAFLD; from the exons ATGGCGAGAAGAAACCTCCTGATCCTAAAACAACtcgtttcccgttcaacaccttcCTCGTCTACAGGAATAGGGCAGCGATTCGAATTTAAACGATCCGTGACCTACATGCCTCGACCTGGTGATGGTGCCCCTCGCGCCGTAACCCTTATCCCGGGCGACGGCATCGGCCCTCTGGTCACCGGCGCCGTGGAGCGGGTCATGGAGGTGATGCATGCGCCGGTGTACTTCGAGCGGTACGAGGTTCGCGGCGACATGAATAAGGTGCCGCAGGAGGTGATCGAGTCGATTCGGAAAAACAAGGTGTGCTTGAAGGGTGGCTTGGCGACTCCGGTGGGTGGTGGTGTCAGCTCGTTGAACGTTCAGCTGAGGAAGGAGCTCGATCTCTATGCTTCGCTTGTAAATTGTTTTAACTTGCCTGGTTTGCCAACGCGGCACGAGAATGTCGATATTGTCGTGATTCGGGAGAACACGGAGGGAGAGTATGCGGGCCTCGAGCACGAGGTTGTTCCTGGCGTTGTTGAAAACCTTAAG TTCTGTTCAGAACGAATTGCGAAATATGCATTTGAGTATGCTTACCTCAACAACAGAAAGAAAGTTACTGCTGTGCACAAAGCCAACATAATGAAACTTGCGGATGGTTTGTTCTTAGAATCTTGCCGGGAGGTTGCTACAAAATATCCAAGTATCAAGTACAATGAGGTTATTGTCGACAATTGCTGCATGCAACTTGTTTCAAAGCCGGAGCAATTTGATGTCATG GTAACTCCTAATCTTTATGGGAATTTAGTGGCAAATACAGCAGCTGGTATTGCTGGAGGCACTGGTGTCATGCCAGGAG GCAATGTGGGGGCTGATCATGCCATTTTTGAGCAAGGTGCGTCAGCTGGAAACGTGGGAAATGAGAAGCTAGTGGAGCAAGGGACAGCAAATCCAGTAGCTATGCTTCTATCCTCAGCCATGATGTTGAGGCATCTCCAGTTTCCTTCATTTGCCGATAGACTGGAGACGGCTGTGAAGCGGGTAATTTCAGAAGGCAAGCATCGGACAAAAGACCTCGGTGGAAGTAGCACTACACAAGAGGTTGTTGATGCTGTCCTTGCATTTTTGGACTGA